The following are from one region of the Chloroflexota bacterium genome:
- a CDS encoding DUF998 domain-containing protein: protein MLHTARTPHQPSRLFPPLERLQVRTLLLACGLVAPLYYVVINDVIAAMGYEGYDRITRPVSELSATYAPTRALLVPLGIVFELLMIAFWIGVWQSAKHNPALRATSGFMLGFAALGLLAYPFPMATADKPLGANTVHTIIWGVITPLFMLAGIGVSAAAFGKAFRLFAILTLAALFAFSVLSGIQAGQVQAGQTVLWFGITERALIGAWLLWVEVLAIVLLRRRAPGPASVATAGRR from the coding sequence ATGCTCCATACTGCTCGGACTCCTCACCAGCCTTCGCGGCTCTTCCCTCCTCTCGAGCGGCTCCAGGTCCGCACGCTCCTGCTCGCTTGTGGGCTCGTGGCTCCGCTCTACTACGTCGTGATCAACGACGTGATCGCCGCGATGGGGTATGAGGGCTATGACCGCATCACCCGCCCGGTCAGCGAGCTCTCCGCGACCTACGCGCCGACGAGGGCGCTGCTCGTCCCCCTGGGAATCGTCTTCGAACTGCTGATGATCGCCTTCTGGATCGGCGTCTGGCAGTCCGCCAAGCACAACCCCGCCCTGCGCGCCACCAGCGGCTTCATGCTTGGATTCGCGGCCCTGGGCCTCCTGGCCTATCCATTCCCGATGGCGACGGCCGATAAGCCCCTGGGCGCGAACACCGTCCATACGATCATCTGGGGTGTGATCACGCCGCTCTTCATGCTTGCCGGCATCGGGGTCAGTGCCGCCGCGTTCGGGAAGGCGTTTCGCCTGTTCGCGATCCTGACGCTAGCGGCGCTCTTCGCCTTCAGCGTCCTGAGCGGGATCCAGGCTGGGCAGGTCCAGGCGGGACAAACGGTGCTGTGGTTCGGCATCACCGAGCGCGCGCTCATCGGGGCCTGGCTCCTGTGGGTGGAGGTGCTGGCCATCGTGCTGCTCCGCCGTCGAGCGCCCGGTCCAGCATCGGTGGCGACGGCCGGGCGCCGTTGA